In a single window of the Paenibacillus sp. MMS20-IR301 genome:
- a CDS encoding metalloregulator ArsR/SmtB family transcription factor, translating into MEQKIQEMADTYKLLADKTRLTIVALLKEQELCVCDITDVIGMSQPNASQHLRKLKSAGLLSERKKGQWVYYSLNPAAESYVQCIYEHLPSMKSKIVCLNNDCCSPQEEV; encoded by the coding sequence ATGGAACAAAAGATACAAGAAATGGCAGATACCTATAAATTATTAGCCGATAAAACGCGGCTGACAATTGTGGCACTGCTTAAAGAGCAGGAACTTTGTGTCTGCGACATCACCGATGTTATTGGTATGTCACAGCCCAATGCCAGCCAACATCTGCGAAAATTAAAGTCAGCTGGTCTTCTCAGCGAAAGGAAAAAAGGACAGTGGGTATATTATTCGTTAAATCCAGCAGCGGAGTCCTATGTACAGTGTATTTATGAACACTTGCCGTCAATGAAAAGCAAAATAGTCTGTCTTAATAACGATTGCTGTAGTCCACAGGAGGAAGTATGA
- the gshAB gene encoding bifunctional glutamate--cysteine ligase GshA/glutathione synthetase GshB, translating to MNLLNREIIKQIIDNSLNKDLFRGQFGLEKENVRVDHEGKLALTPHPKAFGSKTENPYIQTDFSESQIEMITPAFDSIEETYQFMEALQDIVTLELEGEYLWTSSNPPILPEEQKIPIAKMNDPIADEYRHELADKYGRKRQLLSGIHYNFSFDERFLRKLHETISKGEAYKDFKDAIYFRIAHNLLRYRWLLIYLTGASPVFDKTYIQECVSLSNSDDNKSHYFPKMNSLRNSVCGYRNKKPFYVSFDSIHDYVQDLNTLIQKDELLNAKEFYNPVRLKTAKGLNPLKELVEDGVAYLELRLIDLNPLHKIGISKETMKFIHLFILFMLLKEDELFCTEDQKMADLNHDQVITEGIDGILNDSQGSRGTMKEMAVACIREMQEMVQLLNPDGEEFFQLLDGEMQKILHPELGFAYKIKSEIQKSTYMKYHLAKAKVYAEDSEKNGYRFVGYEDLELSTQLLLKAAVKRGVKFKLIDRHENFVLLTKGDHTEYVKQATKTSLDSYSTVLIMENKVVTKEVLKERGIRVPNGDAFHSQEEALAAYEMYRDKTIVIKPKSTNFGLGITIFNRAFSKEDYRKAFEMAFKHDQTVLLEEFMTGKEYRFMVMGDEVVGILHRVPANVMGDGIHTIEQLVYEKNKDPLRGRGYKTPLEKIQLGEAETIFLKNHNHQWSEVPTLGQVVYLRENSNISTGGDSLDFTDDIPESYKTLAIESAKAAGATFCGVDMMIDDITSEAAGSNYSIIEINFNPAIHIHCYPYKGKNRKADEKILDLLFGKVES from the coding sequence ATGAATTTATTAAATCGTGAAATCATAAAACAAATTATTGATAATTCGTTAAATAAGGATCTGTTTCGAGGTCAATTTGGTTTGGAGAAAGAGAATGTTAGGGTAGATCATGAGGGAAAATTGGCGCTGACCCCACATCCAAAGGCGTTTGGGAGTAAAACGGAGAATCCCTATATCCAAACAGATTTTTCAGAGAGCCAAATCGAGATGATTACCCCAGCCTTTGATTCGATTGAAGAGACCTATCAGTTCATGGAAGCTTTACAGGACATTGTGACATTAGAGCTTGAAGGTGAATATCTGTGGACAAGTAGTAATCCGCCGATCTTACCCGAAGAACAAAAGATCCCGATTGCAAAGATGAATGATCCGATTGCTGATGAGTATCGTCATGAACTAGCAGATAAGTATGGTCGCAAAAGACAACTGCTAAGTGGAATCCATTATAATTTCTCGTTTGATGAACGGTTCTTACGAAAGCTACATGAAACGATAAGCAAGGGGGAAGCTTACAAAGACTTCAAGGATGCCATTTACTTTAGGATTGCACACAACCTGCTTCGGTACCGTTGGTTGCTTATTTATCTCACAGGGGCAAGTCCAGTCTTTGACAAAACCTATATCCAAGAGTGTGTGTCATTAAGCAATTCAGATGATAACAAGAGTCACTATTTCCCTAAGATGAATTCGCTTCGGAATAGTGTATGTGGTTATCGGAATAAAAAACCATTCTATGTATCCTTTGATTCGATACATGACTACGTACAGGATTTGAACACACTAATTCAGAAAGATGAATTGCTGAATGCAAAGGAATTCTACAATCCCGTTCGGTTGAAAACAGCCAAAGGGTTGAATCCATTAAAAGAACTTGTGGAAGATGGTGTGGCGTACTTAGAGCTGCGCTTGATTGATCTCAACCCACTGCATAAGATTGGGATCAGTAAAGAAACGATGAAGTTTATCCATCTGTTCATTCTTTTTATGCTGCTCAAAGAAGATGAGCTTTTTTGTACGGAAGACCAGAAGATGGCGGACCTCAATCATGATCAAGTGATCACTGAGGGCATTGATGGTATCTTAAATGATTCTCAGGGCTCCCGTGGCACGATGAAGGAGATGGCGGTTGCTTGTATCCGTGAGATGCAAGAAATGGTGCAACTCCTTAATCCTGATGGGGAAGAATTCTTCCAACTCCTTGATGGAGAAATGCAAAAAATCCTTCATCCTGAGTTGGGTTTTGCCTATAAAATTAAGTCGGAAATTCAGAAATCCACTTACATGAAATATCATTTGGCTAAAGCTAAAGTTTATGCCGAGGATAGCGAAAAAAATGGGTATCGCTTTGTTGGATATGAAGATTTAGAACTATCAACACAATTGCTTCTAAAGGCAGCCGTGAAACGTGGGGTTAAGTTCAAACTAATTGACCGTCATGAGAACTTCGTCCTGCTTACAAAGGGAGATCATACGGAATATGTAAAGCAGGCTACCAAGACGTCGCTTGATTCCTACAGTACGGTACTGATCATGGAGAATAAAGTTGTGACAAAAGAAGTTCTTAAAGAACGTGGTATTCGTGTACCCAATGGAGATGCTTTCCACAGTCAGGAAGAGGCATTGGCTGCCTATGAGATGTACCGTGACAAAACTATTGTCATTAAACCAAAGTCCACCAACTTTGGTTTGGGTATTACCATCTTTAATCGTGCATTCTCCAAGGAAGACTATCGAAAAGCATTTGAAATGGCGTTTAAGCATGATCAGACGGTTCTGCTAGAAGAATTCATGACAGGTAAAGAGTATCGATTCATGGTCATGGGTGATGAGGTTGTGGGGATACTGCATCGCGTACCAGCCAATGTCATGGGTGATGGAATTCACACGATTGAGCAACTCGTCTACGAAAAGAATAAAGATCCGCTTCGGGGTCGCGGTTATAAGACACCTTTAGAAAAGATTCAGCTAGGTGAAGCAGAAACCATATTCTTAAAGAATCATAACCATCAATGGAGTGAGGTCCCTACGTTAGGTCAAGTCGTTTATTTACGGGAAAACTCCAATATCAGTACAGGTGGAGACAGCCTTGACTTTACCGATGACATTCCAGAGAGCTATAAGACATTAGCCATTGAATCAGCAAAGGCTGCAGGAGCTACCTTCTGTGGAGTGGACATGATGATAGATGATATTACATCTGAAGCAGCCGGATCCAATTATAGTATTATTGAGATCAACTTTAATCCAGCCATTCATATCCACTGCTATCCATACAAGGGGAAAAACCGCAAGGCGGATGAAAAAATTCTCGACTTGCTGTTTGGAAAAGTGGAAAGTTAA
- a CDS encoding MarR family winged helix-turn-helix transcriptional regulator → MENLREIFQIMTRRFGLLDKNCCVAGGVDISLVQSHIIYEIDRKHNPSIQQVADGLAMDITTFSRQVQSLVKMGLVQKTPLPEDRRIYILNLTTQGKYIATVIDKQMNDYLIEVFSHMSEFERDMVINAIKLLNSSMEKSSVCCTPLG, encoded by the coding sequence GTGGAAAACCTAAGAGAAATATTTCAAATCATGACGCGACGGTTTGGGCTATTAGATAAAAATTGTTGCGTCGCAGGGGGAGTGGATATTTCCCTGGTGCAGAGTCATATTATTTATGAAATTGATCGCAAACATAATCCATCCATTCAGCAGGTGGCGGATGGACTTGCAATGGATATCACCACATTTAGTCGCCAGGTTCAAAGCCTTGTGAAAATGGGGCTAGTTCAGAAGACTCCGCTTCCGGAAGACCGTAGAATTTATATTTTAAACTTAACAACGCAAGGAAAATATATTGCTACAGTCATCGATAAACAGATGAATGACTATTTAATAGAAGTGTTCTCGCATATGTCTGAGTTTGAGCGGGACATGGTCATTAACGCAATCAAACTGCTTAACTCCAGTATGGAGAAGTCAAGTGTATGTTGTACACCACTGGGATAG
- a CDS encoding arsinothricin resistance N-acetyltransferase ArsN1 family A, which translates to MMMFLVRPATASDLSEILHIYNQGIEDRIATLESELKDEVYMNQWFDKHQERYAVLVAEQDHQVIGWASINPYSPRSAYDGVGDLSIYIHRNHRGKGIGRQLLQKLETVGKENKFYKFVLFTFPFNNLGQGLYHRAGYREVGIFQNQGILDGAFIDVMAMEKLL; encoded by the coding sequence ATGATGATGTTTTTAGTACGACCAGCTACAGCATCTGATCTAAGCGAAATATTACATATCTATAATCAAGGAATTGAGGATCGGATCGCCACATTGGAATCCGAATTAAAAGATGAGGTATATATGAACCAGTGGTTTGACAAACATCAGGAGCGGTACGCGGTACTTGTAGCCGAGCAGGATCATCAAGTGATTGGATGGGCTTCCATCAATCCGTATAGTCCCAGAAGCGCTTATGATGGTGTCGGTGACCTTTCCATCTATATTCATCGCAACCATCGCGGCAAAGGAATAGGCAGACAATTGCTTCAAAAATTAGAGACTGTCGGCAAAGAAAATAAATTTTATAAATTTGTTCTATTCACTTTTCCATTCAACAATCTAGGACAAGGCTTATATCATAGAGCTGGATATCGGGAAGTTGGAATATTTCAGAATCAAGGTATCTTGGACGGTGCGTTTATAGATGTGATGGCGATGGAGAAGTTGCTGTAG
- a CDS encoding LAGLIDADG family homing endonuclease: MGRVEGKQRLEGLSEKIFLDRYAWKDADSNNAKVGDVVLVLTKDDPKFPTKEVGEIVERTGRIVTVRTRSGELVQSDVEKLTLNIEKTPEEMWDRLSAAMASVEKTPELQAEWTSRFRSILDDWKLVPGGRIAAGAGASEELTLFNCYVIPSPKDSRGGIMQTLSEMTEIMARGGGVGINLSSLRPRRAIVRGVNGSSSGSVSWGGLFSYTTGLIEQGGSRRGALMLMINDWHPDVLDFITVKQTMGQVTNANLSVCVSNGFMKAVKEDLDWELVFPDTTDPDYDTIWDGDLEKWKADGRRVIPYRTVKARDVWHTIIESAWKSAEPGVVFMEYYNQMSNSWYFNPIICTNPCFHPDTRIATEYGLLTIEQLYKKTAGESFLVGTDLRLVEAAKVVGGRSYEVPGLQMRRATVFPTGTRETLKISLQNGVEISVTPEHRLYTDSGWKEAHALTADDRVYLQSGEGSFAAEDTLGQQWGWFLGWLTGDGWVSGRGDIGMVFGEADSEVIPALIAAGESITGVTAKVFDRSNGTKQAYWWRKSFREQLEALGVKAVKAAGKEVPAALYTASRETVTAFLQGLFSADGTVYENDEMHRTVRLTSASKKLLQGVQLLLLNFGINSSIYNREKKAQALFSYTTINGEERSYAGGGFYELIISGNNIVEFKEKIGFKLLTRKQEALERIARPSRKTEKFMSRVVGIEPGETVTVYDITEPVTHSLIAGGVVAHNCGEQGLPGWGVCNLSAVNLSKFYDAENHDVDWADLATTTRYSVRFLDNVIDKTPYHFPENEANQKLERRVGLGTMGLAELMIKLNIRYGSPESLEFLDKLYGFMAREAYLASAEIAGEKGSFQAFDAEQYLQSGFMRNIAEVYPEVGNSIRELGMRNVTVITQAPTGSTGTMVGTSTGIEPYFAFKYYRQSRLGYDEQFVPIAEEWLEAHPGEELPEYFVTSMDLSAKDHIRAQAAIQRWVDSSISKTANCPSDFTIEETAELYEMAFDLGCKGVTIYRDGSRDVQVLETAKKEEKKETLAEVETVEAKNAEPVAAEPVTVAAVPAAQPAASGVDKQYKKRPQVLRGATYKINTPFGMAYITINDLDGIPAEIFLNVGKAGSDVFAMAEALGRVCSLFLRYGDHGEKVGLLIKHLKGIGGSGAIGFGANRVESIADAVAKALETHVLNNAHDDHAAAPIAATLELEDFTEALNAELKASVPAAAQADAEHGGHSAHSHATASRDLCPSCGSASLINIEGCKTCGNCGYSRCG; the protein is encoded by the coding sequence TTGGGAAGAGTGGAAGGCAAGCAGCGTCTTGAAGGTCTGAGCGAGAAAATATTTCTGGACCGTTATGCCTGGAAGGATGCGGACAGTAACAATGCCAAGGTTGGCGATGTCGTGCTGGTCCTGACCAAGGATGATCCGAAGTTCCCGACCAAGGAGGTCGGCGAGATTGTAGAGCGTACAGGCCGGATTGTTACGGTGCGGACCCGCAGCGGCGAGCTCGTGCAGTCGGATGTGGAGAAGCTGACGCTGAACATTGAGAAGACTCCGGAGGAAATGTGGGACCGGCTGTCGGCGGCAATGGCCTCGGTAGAGAAGACCCCTGAGCTGCAGGCAGAGTGGACAAGCAGGTTCCGCTCGATTCTGGATGACTGGAAGCTCGTACCGGGCGGCCGGATTGCTGCCGGGGCAGGGGCGAGCGAGGAGCTTACGCTGTTCAACTGCTATGTTATTCCTTCGCCAAAAGACAGCCGCGGCGGCATCATGCAGACACTCTCCGAAATGACCGAAATCATGGCCCGCGGCGGCGGTGTCGGGATTAACCTGTCTTCGCTGCGCCCGCGCCGGGCGATTGTCCGGGGAGTAAACGGATCATCCAGCGGCTCTGTATCCTGGGGCGGCCTCTTCAGCTATACCACCGGACTGATTGAGCAGGGCGGCAGCCGCAGAGGTGCGCTGATGCTGATGATCAATGACTGGCATCCGGATGTGCTTGATTTCATTACCGTGAAGCAGACAATGGGGCAGGTCACGAATGCCAACCTGTCGGTATGCGTGAGCAACGGCTTCATGAAGGCGGTTAAGGAGGATCTCGACTGGGAGCTGGTCTTCCCTGATACAACTGATCCGGACTACGATACCATCTGGGACGGGGATCTGGAGAAATGGAAAGCCGATGGACGCCGCGTCATTCCTTACCGTACCGTCAAGGCCCGCGATGTATGGCATACGATTATTGAATCGGCCTGGAAATCGGCTGAGCCGGGCGTAGTGTTCATGGAATACTACAACCAGATGTCGAACAGCTGGTATTTCAATCCGATTATTTGTACTAATCCGTGCTTCCACCCGGATACGCGGATCGCGACTGAATATGGACTCCTTACTATAGAACAGCTGTACAAGAAGACAGCAGGAGAATCTTTCCTTGTCGGCACAGACTTGCGGCTGGTTGAAGCAGCGAAGGTAGTAGGCGGTAGAAGCTATGAAGTTCCGGGACTGCAGATGAGACGGGCTACAGTGTTCCCGACCGGAACCAGAGAGACTTTGAAGATTTCCCTGCAAAATGGCGTTGAAATATCCGTCACCCCTGAGCATCGTTTGTATACCGATTCCGGCTGGAAAGAGGCCCATGCTTTAACTGCTGACGACCGTGTATATCTGCAGTCCGGTGAAGGCAGCTTCGCGGCTGAAGATACACTTGGACAGCAGTGGGGCTGGTTCCTGGGCTGGCTTACTGGCGACGGATGGGTGTCCGGGCGCGGTGATATCGGCATGGTGTTTGGTGAAGCGGACAGCGAAGTGATTCCGGCGCTGATTGCTGCCGGGGAGAGCATTACAGGTGTGACCGCTAAGGTGTTTGACCGCAGCAACGGTACCAAGCAGGCATACTGGTGGCGTAAGTCTTTCCGTGAACAGCTTGAGGCACTGGGTGTTAAGGCGGTTAAAGCTGCCGGCAAAGAGGTTCCGGCCGCTCTCTATACGGCTTCACGTGAGACAGTTACAGCTTTCCTGCAAGGATTATTCTCGGCAGACGGTACGGTATATGAGAATGACGAGATGCACCGCACGGTCCGGCTGACATCCGCATCGAAGAAGCTTTTGCAAGGTGTACAGTTGCTGCTGCTCAATTTCGGAATCAACAGCTCCATCTATAATCGTGAGAAGAAAGCTCAGGCGTTGTTCTCTTACACGACCATAAACGGGGAAGAACGCAGCTATGCGGGCGGCGGATTTTATGAGCTGATTATAAGCGGCAACAATATTGTAGAGTTCAAGGAGAAGATCGGCTTCAAGCTGCTTACCAGAAAACAGGAAGCCCTGGAGCGGATCGCCAGACCTTCACGCAAAACGGAGAAATTCATGTCACGGGTCGTGGGAATTGAACCAGGCGAGACTGTAACGGTATACGATATTACTGAGCCTGTAACGCACTCGCTGATTGCAGGTGGTGTAGTCGCTCATAACTGCGGGGAACAAGGACTTCCGGGCTGGGGCGTATGCAATCTCTCCGCTGTGAACCTCTCCAAGTTCTACGATGCGGAGAATCATGATGTAGACTGGGCGGACCTGGCCACAACCACCCGTTATTCCGTACGTTTCCTGGATAATGTTATCGACAAGACACCTTATCATTTCCCGGAAAATGAAGCGAACCAGAAGCTCGAGCGCCGTGTAGGCCTGGGCACTATGGGTCTGGCTGAGCTGATGATCAAGCTGAATATCCGTTACGGCAGCCCGGAATCCCTGGAATTCCTGGACAAGCTCTATGGCTTCATGGCCCGCGAGGCGTATCTGGCTTCAGCTGAGATCGCCGGCGAGAAGGGCTCGTTCCAGGCATTTGATGCCGAACAATATCTGCAGAGCGGATTCATGCGCAATATTGCTGAGGTATATCCGGAGGTCGGTAATTCCATCCGTGAGCTCGGCATGCGCAATGTTACCGTGATTACCCAGGCACCAACAGGCAGCACAGGAACGATGGTCGGCACCTCGACCGGGATCGAGCCGTACTTCGCCTTCAAATATTACCGCCAGAGCCGTCTCGGCTATGACGAGCAGTTCGTTCCGATTGCAGAGGAGTGGCTGGAAGCCCATCCGGGTGAAGAGCTGCCGGAGTACTTCGTGACTTCGATGGATTTGTCCGCCAAGGATCATATCCGCGCACAGGCGGCGATTCAGCGCTGGGTAGACAGCTCCATCTCCAAGACCGCGAACTGCCCGTCCGACTTCACGATAGAGGAAACCGCCGAGCTGTACGAAATGGCCTTCGATCTGGGCTGCAAAGGCGTAACCATCTACCGTGACGGCAGCCGCGATGTGCAGGTGCTGGAAACGGCGAAGAAGGAAGAGAAGAAGGAGACACTGGCTGAGGTTGAAACCGTTGAGGCTAAGAACGCTGAACCGGTAGCGGCTGAGCCTGTTACTGTGGCGGCAGTGCCTGCTGCGCAGCCTGCGGCCAGCGGTGTGGACAAGCAATACAAGAAACGCCCGCAGGTGCTGCGCGGCGCTACGTACAAGATCAACACGCCGTTCGGAATGGCGTATATCACCATTAATGACCTGGACGGCATTCCGGCCGAAATCTTCCTGAATGTCGGCAAAGCCGGCTCCGACGTCTTCGCCATGGCCGAAGCGCTGGGCCGGGTCTGCTCGCTGTTCCTGCGCTACGGCGACCACGGTGAGAAGGTCGGCCTGCTGATCAAGCATCTCAAGGGCATCGGCGGCTCCGGCGCCATCGGCTTCGGCGCGAACCGTGTCGAGTCTATCGCCGACGCGGTGGCGAAGGCCCTCGAAACTCATGTGCTGAATAATGCACATGACGATCATGCGGCCGCTCCGATCGCGGCCACGCTGGAGCTGGAGGATTTCACCGAGGCGCTGAACGCCGAGCTGAAAGCGAGTGTTCCGGCCGCGGCTCAGGCCGATGCCGAGCATGGCGGCCATAGCGCTCATAGCCACGCTACAGCTTCGCGGGATCTCTGCCCATCCTGCGGCAGTGCATCGCTGATTAATATTGAAGGGTGCAAGACATGTGGGAATTGCGGGTATAGCCGGTGTGGTTGA
- a CDS encoding SNF2-related protein translates to MTQLFRSSLPQERVTPAPLLPVPLSYERNWLHDLESRLDKGGPWGDWKLSRLAVEGERSGLVTSFDELQCMKHLSGLSPLPHQLDTAHKVLFQMSGRAILADEVGLGKTIEAGLVLKEYLVRGLVRKVLILVPASLVLQWVRELNAKFGISAVAQKKAYSWGNEIVVASMDTAKRDPHKEMLLSQEYDMLIIDEAHKLKNKKSTNYQFVQQLHKKYCLLLTATPVQNDLGELFNLITLLKPGQLGNQGDFASNFVVDKRQPKNEGQLRDELSKVMIRNRRGEGPVNFTKRKVRNIPLTLSAEEKELYDGVTAFVKEQYQEAGGNLSSMLSLVTLQREVCSSRDAVFITLVNLIKKLPADSPKRERMMALLQTLRTVKTNTKAETTIELIRQMNEKVIVFTEYRATQEYLLQYFRDHGLQCVTYSGGMNRGKKDWMMDLFRGRAQVMIATEAGGEGINLQFCHHMINFDLPWNPMRVEQRIGRVHRLGQENDVVICNLSTEGTIEEHILHLLHEKINMFEMVIGGLDVILERFEKKESLEKSLYKIVLEARSDEELRSGLDEIGDSLSELAHVSLDESEATS, encoded by the coding sequence ATGACGCAATTATTCCGAAGTTCCCTGCCGCAAGAGAGAGTGACGCCTGCGCCGCTGCTGCCTGTCCCCCTGTCCTATGAACGCAACTGGCTCCATGATCTGGAGTCGAGACTGGATAAAGGCGGACCCTGGGGCGACTGGAAGCTGTCCCGGCTGGCTGTAGAAGGTGAACGGTCCGGACTTGTCACGAGCTTCGATGAGCTGCAGTGCATGAAGCATCTGTCCGGGCTGTCACCGCTACCGCATCAGCTGGATACCGCTCATAAGGTGCTGTTTCAGATGTCGGGCCGGGCCATTCTGGCCGATGAAGTCGGCCTTGGCAAAACGATCGAAGCGGGGCTTGTGCTCAAGGAATATCTGGTACGCGGGCTGGTACGCAAGGTGCTGATTCTGGTTCCGGCCTCGCTTGTCCTGCAGTGGGTGCGGGAGCTAAACGCCAAATTCGGCATCTCGGCCGTAGCTCAGAAGAAGGCTTATTCCTGGGGTAATGAGATTGTCGTCGCCTCGATGGATACGGCCAAACGCGATCCCCATAAGGAAATGCTGCTGAGCCAGGAATACGACATGCTGATCATCGATGAAGCGCATAAGCTGAAGAATAAGAAATCAACCAATTACCAGTTCGTGCAGCAGCTTCACAAAAAATATTGCCTCCTGCTCACCGCCACCCCTGTGCAAAATGACCTCGGAGAGCTGTTCAACCTGATTACGCTGCTTAAACCGGGCCAGCTCGGCAACCAGGGGGATTTCGCCAGTAATTTCGTTGTCGACAAACGCCAGCCGAAGAATGAGGGCCAGCTGAGGGACGAGCTCTCCAAGGTAATGATCCGCAACCGCCGCGGGGAGGGTCCGGTGAACTTCACCAAACGTAAGGTGCGCAATATTCCGCTTACCCTCTCTGCTGAAGAGAAGGAATTGTATGACGGGGTAACCGCTTTTGTCAAAGAACAGTATCAGGAAGCGGGCGGCAATCTCAGCAGCATGCTGTCCCTGGTTACCCTTCAGCGCGAGGTATGCAGCAGCCGGGATGCCGTGTTCATTACGCTGGTCAATCTGATCAAGAAGCTGCCGGCCGATTCCCCGAAACGCGAGCGGATGATGGCACTGCTCCAGACACTGCGCACCGTCAAAACGAACACCAAGGCGGAGACAACGATCGAGCTGATCCGGCAAATGAATGAGAAGGTTATTGTGTTCACGGAATACCGTGCGACTCAGGAATATCTGCTGCAATATTTCCGCGATCACGGACTGCAGTGCGTTACCTACTCCGGCGGCATGAACCGCGGCAAAAAGGACTGGATGATGGATCTTTTCCGCGGCCGCGCCCAGGTGATGATTGCCACGGAAGCGGGCGGCGAGGGCATTAACCTGCAGTTCTGCCACCATATGATTAACTTCGATCTGCCCTGGAACCCCATGCGGGTAGAGCAGCGCATCGGCCGGGTCCACCGGCTGGGCCAGGAGAACGATGTGGTGATCTGTAACCTCTCTACCGAAGGCACGATCGAGGAGCATATTCTTCATCTGTTGCATGAAAAAATCAATATGTTCGAGATGGTCATCGGCGGGCTGGATGTGATTCTGGAACGCTTTGAGAAGAAAGAGTCACTCGAGAAAAGCTTATACAAAATCGTTCTCGAAGCGCGAAGCGACGAGGAGCTGCGCAGCGGGCTCGATGAAATCGGTGATTCGCTCAGCGAGCTGGCCCACGTAAGCCTGGATGAAAGCGAGGCAACCTCATGA
- a CDS encoding YqhG family protein, translating to MSMSPVEVRKQVMDYLESTECTILEASPLHVTVKLSPRADRMLTERPYYWGFVERTGVDPETLSFTFVFDPEKYDALAAQAAAAPPPRAAGRAAAAATAPGGGALPPGVSADPQDSILARYFGIVPALPRIGPGMIRREDVTYGSKRLRQIWAAARDEGKCLQLFEDPGLRQRTTLFSAAYEPWLAVCYKVEMSCDLKREELHFIGVSLTSGLIVPDFEARLAKRELTPRLPENIHIQPSELSISAGADRLEGYLTSKLALIDYTWAEEARERLELELGIVDMYYAELLKEPDEEKRLATEEQYNRRRQETSWQYEPQIAVSAVTYGLFHLRST from the coding sequence ATGAGTATGTCCCCTGTAGAAGTGCGCAAGCAGGTCATGGATTATCTGGAATCGACAGAGTGCACAATCCTCGAAGCTTCACCGCTGCATGTGACGGTGAAGCTCTCGCCGCGTGCAGACCGGATGCTGACGGAACGCCCCTATTACTGGGGGTTCGTGGAGCGTACCGGCGTAGATCCGGAGACCCTGTCCTTCACCTTCGTCTTCGATCCGGAGAAGTACGATGCCCTTGCGGCGCAGGCAGCTGCTGCGCCGCCTCCCCGCGCAGCCGGCAGGGCAGCGGCTGCGGCAACAGCACCGGGCGGCGGCGCGCTGCCGCCCGGCGTGTCTGCTGATCCGCAGGACAGCATCCTCGCCCGCTATTTCGGCATCGTTCCGGCGCTGCCGCGCATCGGACCGGGCATGATCCGCCGCGAGGATGTCACTTACGGCAGCAAGCGCCTGCGGCAGATCTGGGCTGCCGCCCGCGACGAAGGCAAATGCCTGCAGCTGTTCGAGGACCCCGGGCTGCGGCAGCGGACCACGCTGTTCTCGGCAGCCTATGAGCCTTGGCTTGCCGTCTGCTACAAGGTGGAGATGAGCTGTGACCTGAAGCGGGAAGAGCTGCACTTCATCGGGGTGTCCCTGACCTCCGGGCTGATTGTTCCGGACTTCGAAGCCCGGCTTGCCAAGCGGGAGCTGACTCCCCGGCTGCCGGAGAATATTCATATTCAGCCTTCGGAGCTGAGTATATCCGCAGGAGCCGACAGGCTGGAGGGCTACTTGACCTCCAAGCTGGCCTTAATCGACTATACCTGGGCTGAGGAAGCGCGCGAGCGGCTGGAGCTTGAGCTTGGCATCGTGGATATGTACTATGCGGAGCTGCTGAAGGAGCCGGACGAGGAGAAACGCCTCGCCACTGAGGAGCAGTATAACCGGCGCCGCCAGGAGACCTCCTGGCAATATGAGCCGCAGATTGCAGTTTCTGCCGTAACCTACGGGCTGTTTCACCTGCGGAGCACATAG
- a CDS encoding YqzE family protein, translating to MASSGDDLVKYITEKVVVYMEDPRAVHARRKAQKQPWAEKWFGTLPLAWSLWRSKWSRGGQE from the coding sequence ATGGCATCCAGCGGAGACGATCTGGTGAAATACATTACGGAGAAAGTAGTAGTATACATGGAAGACCCGCGTGCTGTTCATGCAAGGCGGAAAGCGCAGAAGCAGCCTTGGGCGGAAAAATGGTTCGGCACGCTGCCGCTCGCCTGGTCGCTCTGGCGCAGCAAGTGGAGCCGGGGCGGGCAGGAGTGA